One part of the Anaerolineales bacterium genome encodes these proteins:
- the metK gene encoding methionine adenosyltransferase yields MSTTFMNSSRLFFTSESVTEGHPDKMCDQISDAVLDACLAQDPYSRVACEVATKTGFVVLMGEITTEAQVNYDELARKVITEIGYDDSAKGFDGNTCGVQVAIARQSSDIARGVDNALESRSGEVTDEEVETIGAGDQGMMFGYACNETKTLMPLAIDLAHRLTRRLAVVRKENVLSWVRPDGKSQVTVEYSHGRPKRIDTLLISTQHSPDVDAEEIREGVIEEVILPVLPDDLIDDEVKIFVNPTGRFVTGGPLGDSGLTGRKIIVDTYGGMGRHGGGAFSGKDATKVDRSGAYASRWVAKHIVAAGLAERCEIQLAYAIGVARPLSINVETFGTGRIPDDEIIRLIEANFDLRPGAIIRDLDLRKPIFQQTASYGHFGRDDIDLPWERLDRLESIRSAARVQEMVG; encoded by the coding sequence ATGAGTACAACGTTCATGAATTCGAGTCGATTGTTCTTTACCTCAGAATCGGTCACCGAAGGTCATCCGGATAAGATGTGCGATCAGATCTCTGACGCCGTGCTCGACGCTTGTTTGGCGCAGGATCCGTACTCCCGCGTGGCCTGTGAAGTGGCGACAAAAACGGGCTTCGTCGTGCTGATGGGTGAAATCACCACGGAAGCGCAGGTCAACTACGACGAGTTGGCGCGCAAGGTAATCACCGAGATTGGCTACGACGACAGTGCCAAAGGATTCGACGGCAATACCTGCGGCGTTCAGGTTGCAATTGCGCGGCAAAGCAGTGACATCGCCCGGGGTGTAGACAATGCGTTAGAGTCCCGTTCCGGAGAAGTCACGGACGAGGAGGTTGAAACCATCGGCGCGGGGGATCAGGGCATGATGTTTGGCTACGCCTGCAACGAAACGAAAACCTTGATGCCGCTTGCGATCGATCTGGCCCACCGGCTTACAAGGCGGCTGGCTGTCGTGCGCAAGGAGAACGTGCTTTCCTGGGTCCGTCCGGATGGAAAATCGCAGGTAACGGTGGAGTACAGCCATGGGCGTCCCAAACGAATCGATACGCTGCTCATCAGCACGCAGCACTCACCTGACGTGGATGCCGAGGAAATCCGAGAGGGTGTGATCGAGGAGGTCATTCTACCCGTGCTTCCGGATGATCTGATCGACGACGAGGTGAAAATCTTCGTCAATCCAACCGGCCGCTTCGTGACGGGCGGGCCGTTGGGAGATTCCGGACTGACGGGAAGGAAGATCATCGTCGACACGTACGGCGGAATGGGGCGCCATGGCGGAGGCGCATTCAGCGGGAAGGATGCGACGAAAGTGGACCGGTCCGGCGCGTACGCCTCGCGTTGGGTGGCGAAACACATCGTTGCCGCAGGCCTGGCGGAACGTTGTGAGATCCAATTGGCGTATGCGATCGGTGTGGCGCGTCCGCTTTCCATCAACGTGGAGACCTTCGGCACGGGCCGGATTCCCGACGATGAGATCATCCGCCTGATCGAAGCGAATTTCGACCTGCGTCCGGGCGCAATTATCCGCGATTTGGATCTGCGCAAACCGATCTTTCAACAAACCGCTTCCTACGGCCACTTCGGCCGCGACGATATTGATTTGCCCTGGGAACGCCTGGATCGACTGGAGAGCATCCGCTCGGCAGCCAGGGTGCAGGAAATGGTGGGTTGA